The proteins below are encoded in one region of Lactuca sativa cultivar Salinas chromosome 3, Lsat_Salinas_v11, whole genome shotgun sequence:
- the LOC128132920 gene encoding uncharacterized protein LOC128132920, translated as MISLAEPEKRRQLQAEEVGGQVHVLGVGAVKKVYRGFDQEEGRDVAWNQVKLRSFGGDPSVLERLFSEIKLLQTLENENIIVLYSFWRDTKNSTLNFITEACASSNLRDYMKKRRRVSLKALKNWSRQILRVKYKMRTLSQNTTVSRNSKPHQKQRSNTYWSMGSLSDRSMADLIKIPEHNNNNQIQNNEDHRLCAEASRNAIEVLKSNVSRLGRQVEMSYLELESLRKQILKENKRGQDMLKKVTELQEKKEALEEERKKDIATMKEFYGELDICMSRKKQTSVTSLLYVMKKKTKGINKVKDGRVWEVEKGLFDKDSPEQNSWQEFPEENPTKNSKSIRIRL; from the exons ATGATTTCACTCGCAGAACCCGAGAAGCGCCGACAGTTGCAGGCGGAGGAGGTTGGCGGTCAAGTTCACGTTTTAG GCGTTGGTGCAGTGAAGAAGGTGTACAGGGGATTTGAtcaagaagaaggaagggatgTGGCATGGAACCAAGTAAAACTAAGAAGCTTCGGTGGAGATCCATCTGTTCTCGAGAGACTATTTTCAGAAATCAAACTGTTACAGACATTAGAGAATGAAAACATCATTGTTCTTTACAGTTTCTGGAGGGATACTAAAAACAGCACCTTGAACTTCATCACAGAGGCGTGTGCTTCAAGTAATTTAAGGGATTACATGAAGAAACGCAGACGGGTTTCATTGAAGGCATTGAAGAATTGGTCAAGACAGATTTTGAGAGTGAAATATAAAATGAGAACTTTATctcag AATACAACTGTTTCAAGGAACTCAAAACCTCATCAAAAACAAAGATCAAACACATATTGGTCAATGGGTTCACTTTCAGATAGAAGTATGGCTGATTTAATAAAAATCCCAgaacacaacaacaacaatcaaatTCAAAACAATGAGGATCATAGACTTTGTGCTGAAGCATCAAGAAATGCAATTGAAGTTTTGAAAAGTAATGTTTCAAGGTTGGGAAGGCAAGTGGAAATGTCATATTTGGAGTTGGAGTCTCTTCGTAAGCAAATACTTAAAGAGAATAAACGAGGACAAGATATGTTGAAGAAAGTAACTGAACTTCAGGAGAAGAAAGAAGCACTTGAAGAGGAAAGGAAAAAAGATATTGCTACAATGAAGGAGTTTTATGGTGAACTAGACATATGTATGAGTAGAAAGAAACAGACATCAGTTACTTCATTGTTGTATGtaatgaaaaagaaaacaaagggcATAAAT AAAGTGAAAGACGGAAGAGTTTGGGAGGTTGAAAAGGGATTATTTGATAAAGATTCCCCTGAACAAAATTCATGGCAGGAATTTCCTGAGGAGAATCCCACAAAAAACTCCAAATCTATTAGAATAAGATTATAA